From the Palaemon carinicauda isolate YSFRI2023 chromosome 4, ASM3689809v2, whole genome shotgun sequence genome, the window GTTTATCATTTTCGTATTTTCACTATTATGATAACATGTGGTTGAGTATAGCTATATATACACTCTatttttgaacacacacacacacacacacacacatatatatatatatatatatatatatatatatatatatatatatatatatatatatatatatatatatgtgtgtgtgtgtatgtgtgtgtgtgtgtgtgtgtatttacatggaTACAGTAGGCTATACATAGGTTTGAGTAAGTATAGAATCTCTTGTATGGaccaatataacttttttttaggAATGATTCCTTTAGATTTCCGAACATCTAAAAAGACTTTCTCCTTGACATAAAAGGTAACGAAGGTCGGAAATGTGAAGACATGAAGAGTTGTCTATTGAATAGAGAAAACTCGTTTATTCAGGAGACACCGATGCAATGGAACCTTCATCTTAAGATCATTTACTATCTTGAGGGTAATGACTGGGTTAAAATTAGATGcgattatatatttattacatgagAAGGATTGTCTCTAAACTTTGTGCAAAGATAATCTATTATAAAATGCTCACTTTCCTGATTGTATTAGTACTTTATTGATGACTGGTCATATTTCTAGGtacctatctaatatatatatatatatatatatatatatatatatatatatatatatatatatatatatatatatatatgtatatgtatatatatagatagatagatagatagatagatatgcatattcatatgtatatatacatatatatatgtatatatatatatatatatatatatatatatatatatatatctatatatataatgtgtgtaaattcCTGCAATGTCTTACCAGTGTTTCCCTGCAGAGTAGACAAACGGAGATGCATCAGAGATCATGCAATGGCAATAAAACAGCAGGACTCTCTCCAGGTCCTGAGAGAGGATCAAGAGGGCCAAGCCCTCCCTCGCACGTTTGACGAAAACATCCTACAAGAAGCAGCCTCAGACGCTCGCCAGTTAAAAGGTATGTCCGGACTACTGTTTAATCCATcaccaacaaaagaaaaaaagaaaaaaagaataaatcctCCTTCTTTATTATCTATAACATTTGCATGTTATCAAGATTGAGATGCATTTTTAAGTCACGCGATCGGTGGAACCTGAGGAAATTACTGACGGGGAAACAATCCTTTGTGTTTTGTGAAGAGCTGCGATATTATTTCTCTATCATATCCGAGTGCTTCAAAGAGGTTATCGTTATCGGTATTGAAATATTCAACCAAATATCATTCCTTCCTACTTGTGATTCAGCGTTCTAAATAAGGGTACTTATAAATAAACCACACTTTCTGATAAAACTGTAGTTTTTCATTTGAACAATAATTTCATATTAGAACCATATTTTCCTTATACAAACCATAGTTTTCGCCGTTTCTCCCACAGGACCTCGGGTGGTGACGATAAAGACAAGAGAGTCCCTCCTAACTTCCCTAATCCAATCCCCGCGTCCTACCCACACACTGACTGCCCCGAGGGCCAGTTTAGGATACGCCAGGAATCCCACCGCAGCTTTCTTTACGTCGTAGTGACTCGTCAGGATTCCTGTGAAACCTCGACATGTTTTCCTCATTCTAGAATTAAAATCAAATGAAATTTGGTAGTTTTAATACAGAaacatgtggtggcctattggaaatgtccctgccttgcgttctgctggacgggaaatcgagtcccgctaaaactcgatagtttcttgtggtgtctgcaaccttaccatccatgtgagctaaggaagaggggTATGGgtagagcctacaggtctacctgctgagtcatcaatagccattgcctagccccccttgttcctagcttgggtggagaggggtcttgagcgctgatcatattgatatgtggtcagtgtctagggcattatgctgctagggcattgccaccgccccttgcctctgccactcttgAGCAACTTTTAAACTGAGACGGACTGAAAACTGTTGCATTCAGATTCTACCTACCAGTGCGAGAGATATTTTGTTAGTTAAAATACCGATATTAAAATCTTATGGCATAGGTTGAGCTCTGCATAATCCATAGATAAAGAATACATACTGCCACATTtgtcctcaaacaagagaaccatGGATGAAACCTCTGTGCAGCAAATCTTTGCATCAATAGCTTCACACATCAACACAGCAGAAGCCTCAGTAGCAAGCGTCATGAAAGAAGGGGAATTCCTCAGACATTACGAAAAACCAATACAGGAGAAATAAGAGCCAATGTAGGTTTCTTTccttattcaaattcaaattctcaGGAGCAGAGCAAAGGGAAAATAACGAGAATTCCTCCATCGTGAAGTTTGTTTCAAGAATCACAGACGGAGTAATTACGATAATCGGCCTCATCTGTTGTTTAACCAGGAAATTACAGTTGCTTTTAATCATTGCATCCGAAAAACTACAATGTGGTTGTTTAGGGAAATCGCTCTTAATCTTTCTTCGAAAAAGGTTAATTATTGAGTTAATTAACGTAAGATTTTATTCGTTCTTTGTTTCCTTCCCACTTTTACCAAGATGCAGTGGAAGTTgaagtaatgttttttttctatagatatatattaagaATTCAAATTGCTAGAAAAATTATGTAAAGAGGAAATATGTTATTCTGTTGTTATATTTGAAAAGTATGAGTTTAATCTCTTGAAGAGAAATATTTGGACACTGATAATCAAAGCAAAAATAATGTCTGAATGAAAAGAGTTTAAGTGTTATCAGTAACAAACGATTTTCGAAGCAAAAGTTATGTTTCtatttatagaaataatgaaatgtttCAAAACACTGCTGGAAAAGCCGATACTCTTTAGACCTTACTTTACATTAAAGTTCACATATGACAAAAATATTATTTGTCATAAATGGACTTGAATATTAAACATGGTAAAGTAACTTACTAAAGACAAAATGTTTTCTTGGCATCAGTCATAAGATCTTTGCCATTAAGTATCGAAATTACGACGGAatcattttctattattatcatatgaCATAAAATCCTAATCACACAAGTTTTCTTGGTTTGTTATCTGGTAGTTACTCAGACTCACACCATCATTTCACGATGTGCAATCAAGGTCATTTATTCTCTCATTTGGAAGTGACGACGTCTCAGAAGTCGCCATTTCTTCCAAAATAGATCTCAGAAAATGTCAATTCATCAGCCTAGCTATTTTTTGTCAATTGAACatcaaaattattacttttatttcgcTAGTTATCTAATAGAAAGACGGAGGCTTCCTGATATTACTTTCTTGCATGATTTCATATCAATAGCGCATAATTTAACAAATAACTCATTGGAACTCCTAAAGAGCGTTTATCGGTTTCAATTGGAGGGGGACCCTAGATTCAAGAATTTGGGCCATATTGCTCAGCGTTGGAACCGAGAAGGACATTCAGCAACtcaggaaaaaaacaaaattactACCTAAAGTAAAAGTTGCGAGAGTTTAAACAGTGAGATGGAAGAAAGAGATCGGGAACGAATGCAATGTAGAAGGCCACCCGCCCCCCTACAAAACAAGTCATGcaatagaccaaaaaaaaaaaaagtatgttgctAATTCTCTTAGGTGATGCCCATAGCCAGGAATAATTTTTATGGGTCTGGgtaaggtggggggaggggggggggcataagGTTGGTGGTAGTGGGCCAGGACATTGCTAGCAATAACTTTTGTCCTTAGTAACTATACCATGCAATGGGAGTACTGGCATCTTCATATTTGAAGTCAATGGTGAATTCTCAACCATGTTTACCCCATTGAAAAAGGGACAGGTGAATTCTAGCACTCAGTCATAACTGCGTAAGCATTAAATTTAGGATGATTGGTGGTGGGGAGTTATTGAAGGTAGCAATATCCTGCTAATGGTTAAAGCTGAGTATTCCGATATGAGTAACGTTAATAGGATACAGTTTAAGGTACAGAAAAGGAACCAAGGTCAGCTGTACTCTACTAACTAAAAATGACAAGAGTACTGTTGTGGTTCCTGATAGATGAGTAACAAAGAAGGAGTTACATATACATTACATTGTGAAGTTAATAAAACTGGGATTGGGAAGGGCAAGGTGCCACACTCAGTTAATGTAGCATCGTATTAAATCATAAGAAAAAGGGACCGATACAGTTATCCGGGACATACTGTAAGAGGTAGAGAATTCCAATTTCTAGAATTGAATAGTCTTCCCTCATTAAGACACATGGCAGTTGTGTCAATAAActgtgatatatatactgtgtgaacttgtcaataaataatgatatatacaaaatCGTCGTTTACCTGCTAGGGAAATTCTAAATAAAAAGCTCTTTTAAACTGTTTTTGTAGTGATAATATTTGAACGTGACGATCATTAGTTTTTTATCATTTACTCtaaatacagtaatgtatataAACTTATAAGTACGTAAATTGCGCtcattattttgtatatactgtacataatatgtaCCAAGAGCTTCGCCAATTATTTTTCATGTTCTCTGTCACGTTTAATAAGACATGATTTTTTTCAGTAACTGCAATGCACAGATGTTGCGTATTATCAAAGTATTTTAAATATCCTTTCATTTAAGCATCTTTTCATCGTTTTAATGggattattactaaaaaaaaaaaaacactaagctcATTGGTAATCAAATCAATTATTTACGAATGCATCTATTTATCAGACTGCTGTGTTGATAGATAATAATTAGAAAAAGCATTCACACGCGTACTCATATGTATTACCGTGATATCATGGACCATGATGTTAGAGAAAGTAGCGTTAAGTACTGATAACAGAAACAGATACTCAACTTGTTTTTGCCTTAACTTTATTAAGCAAATGAACGCTATGGAATGTTATTTACATTGTAAAATAATGGACAAGTTACCCATAACAAGAACGTCATTGATTTAGTTTGACTTAGCTTACCAATTATTGTGTTCGTTGACTTTGTTTGTGTTTAGGCATTCATTTCCAAATGAATTGACCTCATGATTGCCATGAAGAATGCGACTGATAGGAAtgtatatattttaacattacttatTTTATGAGGCAATGACACCTCGATGCATTTCGTGCTGCCAAATAAAGTTGCCACTTAGCCTACACTTGATAAATGGGGTAAATTTACGATTCGCTGGTTGAAAATAATGGATACTGAATCGtgacatacatatattatgtatatattttttttgtttaccgATGGAAATCGTTTTAAactaataaaacatatataaaaaaaataatgcaagatTCTCGCGGTGGCAGCTATTGGACACTCCACTATCAGCTGATTGTGTGGAAGAGTTGCCAAGAGGCAGGAGTCGACAGAACTGAGTTAACGACATATGTCTACAAAGGTCCAGTTTGTGAATGAGCTAGTATCAGGACGAAGGACATTGCTTTTGTTTGTGAGTTGTCGTAAGCTCTTATGTGGAGAGTTCTTTGTATCACAGCCTAACGGTgggggttattataagagttcgtCATTAAGCATACAGTGTTAATATAAAGCTGTTTTGTTCTTTCCACGAGATTCGTAAACAAAGTACAGTCCGCTGATACTGAAAAAATCAAGTCAAGATCGAAACCCGCAATAAGTAAATGCGGGATATTCAAACTGTGCTCTGCGACTGGTTGTACATTAATGAATGACATCACATGGTAGGTAATGTATTGGCTGGAATTATAAAACGGAAGTGATTTGGTCGTTCGGAAGTGAAGTTGTACGGATGAAATAAACGCATTTCATACGCATTGAAAATATCAAGTCAAGATACAGGAGTACGTCTATGATTAACGCATTGAAAGCAGAGGCTATTTCGTTCAAAAACTTCCTATCTGAAAGTAAGTTGGAATATTTGTAAAGATTCTTTTATTGGATATATACTCTTCAAGGAAATAATTCATGCTTACAACACTGGGCCACCAGTGAAAAGACTAAGCCTCAATCCAAACCCTGAAATTGttccatactcatatatatatatatatatatatatatatatatatatatatatatatatatatatatatatatatatatatatatatatatatatatatatgtgtgtgtgtgtgtatatatatatatatatatatatatatatatatatatatatatatatatatatatgatatagtatatgtatggatgtatgtaggcTCATACGTAGGACCTACATACCATACATCCATACATTGTAGGTCCTACGTATGAgcctacatacatccatacatataccatatcatatatatatatatatatatatatatatatatatatatatatatatatatatatatatatatatatatatatatataagtgtgtgtgtgtgtgtgtgtgtatgtacacgcaCTGCCACATGCATTCTTTATCTGACGATTTTTAGATGAACCCACTAGACACATCTCTTATCTTACATATTTTTTCCTTTCGTTGGTTTTGATGCCATGTCTTTCCAATGcctgacctcttttttttttatcttttattaaaacaAACCATCTTCTCGGTCCTTTTTGTGTCCCGCTGTCCTTCAATATTTCCTGATTATAGTATGCCTCCTCTTCTTCACAAACCTACCTACCTCTTACATTCTTCTCACACGACTTCACTATATAAAAAACAAGTTCCTCCGTCAGTCCCTCTTAACATTTCATCTTCTTTACCTGCATCCTTAACCCAAATCTTCACTATGGCTGTATTAATTTTGTCATTATCTATTCTAGGTCTATATATGTTTATgcttatgcgttttttttttttttaattttttcataacgtTTTTATAACTAGCATTTAAATTCTCAATTAAAATCAGGTTACTTATCTTTCCTTGGTATATATGAAGTGAATAATCTTATACCCGTATAATTAACCTACGTCATGCAAGAGAATACTTATTCCTCTGACCCCAAGTCTCTTGTTTGTAATCTCTACTGTATATCCTCTTATCCACAAGCGTTCATTCATATGATTCTGATTCtcttttattatctatattttatacAATCGTTACTCCATCGATCGAGAGTTGTAATGACGTTAAACATTTTGcttttgtttgttatattttttctgTAATGTATTCCCTGTGAATCGGATTTATATTTACCCTTAAGAACCTACCCATATCTTCTCCCTTTGTATTAgctatcttttcctcttcttttctccAGTGGCCatttgcgcgcgcacacacacacccatatatatatatatatatatatatatatatatatatatatatatatatatatatatatatatatatatatatatatatgcatgcatggtTTAAAAGCCAACTAAGTTATTCTATCGGTTAGGAAACTGCTGATGTTCATATCTAATATTATTGATAACACTATCATACAAACGCATAAACATAGATAATGTATGGGTGTTTGCATGTTTttatgtgtgtttgcttgtgagtTTGTAGGCTTAATTGGTAACCCAGTTTGACGTGAGTAAATTTCTATTTTGCAGAATGGAttacttaaaatttctctcaaaaaCGGCACTGAATAGGGCACCTTCGGGAATCAGCGAAATgagtaagtattttatgtaaatgtgaTAAATTAGCCAAACTCTAGTGCCTTCTTTACGGGAATTTCACTTCTTTCCTTAAATGTATGACAGGTTTTGGACAGAAATACTATTTTAGAAATAACACGAAGTCATCACAAGAGTATTATTAATTGCAGTTTCGAAGGAAAAATTTATTGTTTCGTTTACTCATTAGTTTTGTGCTAAAGTCATCAAACACTATTGGTAGTGAATCGTTTGAAATGACACGCAGGGCCACGTCATGGTCAGGGCAGTATATTATAATTCTAGGAATTCTCGTTATATGAATAATAGTTGAGATACAGAACAGTAAAgtagatatagattttttttcattctaaatgaTTTTCATCATTCGTCGTTTAACTAAAGATATTTGCACAACATTTCTTAGAATGGCAATCACAATTTATGAAGAGAATTTGACTTAGATTGGGAAATTTTATATTGCATACCTCTCATAAAAAGCAGGGAAGTAGAGTATAGACTAATGAAATTATTAATCCTATTGTTTGCAAATTAAAATTCGCATTTAATAAGCTTTGATTAAATACATACCATCTGAAAAGCTGATTACAATTAGCGTAAATTATAGAGGAGTGATCATTTTAAAGATGataatgtattgaattaaaatgtaatatatatttttcatagatatcttgATGTTCTTTATagtagaattatgtatatatatatatatatatatatatatatatatatatatatagataatcatatatgtattatttatatatatatatatatatatatatatatatgtatatatatatatatatatatatataaatactcatatatgtattatttatatatatatatatatatatatatatatatatatataaatactcatatatgtattatttatacatatatatatatatatatatatatatatatatatatatatatatatatatatatatatatacatatataccggtatatatgtaatatttacgtATGAATTTAAAttgtaaaaatttaatatatatatatatatatatatatatatatatatatatatattcagaggtaGTTGGTGTTTTTTATGAtagaattatgtatgtatatacatacatatatatatatatatatatatatatatatatatatatatatatatatatatatatttgaaaagacCATGTAGGTTATCCTAATGAAAAGATGGTCTAACATTCAGGTATTAAGTTCTCTGAATGAATTTTATAGATGTTGCGTACACATAATCAGGCGTATCatagttgatatatatgtatatatatatatatatatatatatatatatatatatatatatatatatatatatatac encodes:
- the LOC137639133 gene encoding uncharacterized protein is translated as MEPASYEIPIVVMSVKMQPWDRLYTSPTRSSAARAQAVPSTYTTSPSGERKALDRLQWTLRSGYDHQKDLFVNKSEAMRRPGVDKRRCIRDHAMAIKQQDSLQVLREDQEGQALPRTFDENILQEAASDARQLKGPRVVTIKTRESLLTSLIQSPRPTHTLTAPRASLGYARNPTAAFFTS